The following proteins are encoded in a genomic region of Desulfovibrio sp. X2:
- a CDS encoding glucose 1-dehydrogenase, with amino-acid sequence MKGITGASAVVTGGAQGIGHAVARAFLEAGAGVAVWDADEAALDWAAGELSPLGRVLPVVADVSDEDSVARAAERTLAAFGGCRFLVNNAGIMVRKPLPELSLAEWNRVLGVNLTGAMLAVRALAGALSQARGAVVNMASTRAVQSEPDTESYAASKGGIAALTHALAVSLGPAVRVNCIAPGWIDVSRLGRPGGRTPQALREADHAQHPAGRVGRPEDVAALALFLCSDEAGFMTGERVTLDGGMTRRMIYEE; translated from the coding sequence ATGAAGGGCATCACGGGAGCTTCGGCGGTGGTCACGGGCGGGGCGCAGGGCATAGGGCACGCGGTGGCGCGGGCGTTTCTCGAGGCCGGGGCCGGGGTCGCCGTCTGGGATGCGGACGAGGCGGCGCTCGACTGGGCTGCGGGCGAGCTGTCGCCCCTGGGCCGGGTGCTGCCCGTGGTTGCGGACGTGTCCGACGAGGACTCGGTGGCGCGGGCGGCGGAGCGGACGCTGGCCGCGTTCGGGGGCTGCAGGTTCCTGGTGAACAACGCCGGGATCATGGTGCGCAAGCCCCTGCCGGAGCTTTCCCTGGCCGAATGGAACCGCGTGCTGGGCGTGAACCTGACGGGCGCCATGCTCGCCGTGCGCGCCCTGGCGGGGGCGCTTTCGCAGGCGCGCGGCGCGGTGGTCAACATGGCCTCCACGCGCGCCGTGCAGTCGGAGCCGGACACGGAGTCCTACGCCGCGTCCAAGGGCGGCATAGCGGCCCTGACGCACGCCCTGGCCGTGAGCCTGGGCCCGGCGGTGCGCGTGAACTGCATCGCGCCCGGCTGGATCGACGTGAGCCGCCTGGGGCGCCCGGGCGGCCGCACGCCCCAGGCGCTGCGCGAGGCCGACCATGCGCAGCACCCGGCGGGCCGCGTGGGCAGGCCGGAGGACGTGGCCGCCCTGGCCCTCTTCCTGTGCTCGGACGAGGCGGGCTTCATGACCGGCGAGCGGGTGACGCTCGACGGCGGCATGACGCGCAGGATGATCTACGAGGAATAG